A stretch of the Vitis riparia cultivar Riparia Gloire de Montpellier isolate 1030 chromosome 13, EGFV_Vit.rip_1.0, whole genome shotgun sequence genome encodes the following:
- the LOC117929403 gene encoding THO complex subunit 4A-like: MPDSLDMSLNEIIRNKKKSAGVSSNVRGIGSGPGPGPARRFGNRDLLRTTPYSVAPKKRRCHTASVFCSTCSLHFLCVPFLVEIHNKNDNVFLMMTLSSLQVLFSEVGELKQYSIHYDKSGRSKGTGEVVFLRQTDALAAIKRYNNVQLDGKPQKIDLIGANF; encoded by the exons ATGCCTGATTCGCTGGACATGTCTCTCAATGAAATCATCAGAAATAAGAAGAAATCCGCAGGAGTTAGCAGCAATGTCAGAGGCATAGGTTCCGGTCCCGGCCCCGGCCCAGCTCGCCGTTTCGGGAACCGCGATCTGCTCAGAACGACGCCGTATTCGGTTGCCCCG AAGAAACGAAGGTGTCATACGGCTTCTGTTTTCTGTTCTACTtgttctttgcattttctttgtGTCCCTTTTTTGGTTGAGATACACAACAAAAATGACAATGTGTTTCTAATGATGACATTAAG TTCTTTGCAGGTGCTCTTTTCCGAGGTTGGTGAACTGAAACAATACTCAATCCATTATGATAAGAGTGGAAGATCAAAG GGGACAGGCGAAGTTGTCTTTTTGCGTCAGACAGATGCTCTAGCAGCCATTAAGAGATACAACAATGTTCAGCTTGATGGTAAGCCGCAGAAAATAGATCTTATAGGAGCAAATTTCTAG